A window from Herbaspirillum sp. meg3 encodes these proteins:
- the infA gene encoding translation initiation factor IF-1 — protein sequence MAKEELLEMNGLVEEVLPDSRFRVNLENGHRLIAYTSGKMRQNHIRILAGDKVTLELSPYDLSKGRITFRHLEKRGPVGGGQQRRRY from the coding sequence ATGGCTAAAGAAGAATTACTCGAAATGAACGGCCTCGTCGAAGAAGTGCTGCCGGACTCGCGCTTTCGCGTCAATCTGGAAAATGGTCATCGACTGATCGCCTACACCTCCGGCAAGATGCGTCAGAACCATATCCGCATCCTCGCCGGCGACAAAGTCACGCTGGAACTGTCGCCTTACGACCTCAGCAAGGGCCGCATCACTTTCCGTCATCTGGAAAAACGCGGACCGGTCGGTGGTGGTCAGCAACGTCGTCGCTATTAA
- a CDS encoding DbpA RNA binding domain-containing protein, with translation MSEAPLPQFSDLNLSEPLLRVLKELGYETPSPIQAATIPTLLNNRDVLGQAQTGTGKTAAFALPILSRIDIRQTAPQALVLAPTRELAIQVAEAFQRYATHIPGFHVLPIYGGQSYGPQLSALRRGVHVVVGTPGRVIDHLDKGSLDLSQLKTMVLDEADEMLRMGFIDDVESILQKTPASRQTTLFSATMPAVIKRIAKTYLRDPAEITVAAKTGTAENIRQRYWLVSGMHKLDALTRILEVEPFDGLIIFSRTKLGTEELAGKLQARGFAAAAINGDVQQQQRERTIQQLKDGQIDILIATDVAARGLDVERISHVINYDVPYDPESYTHRIGRTGRAGRSGEAILFITPREKNLLKSIERSTRQPITQMTLPSVQAVNDVRVARFKEQIGETLADGGLDIFRSLIEDYEREQNVTAVDIAAALAKMARGDVPLLLDKNQREPEFVRNDDRAPRERPDRSPRAERGDRPDRHERTERPSYGTKERIVRAADPGMQTFRIEVGHQHGVKPGNIVGAIANEAGMDSKHIGRIEIYDDYSVLDLPDDMPPDLIDHLKSVRVAGQQLQISRDDGSVSAAPRAERSERKERPERTERTERSNERPERGERAERTERPRPTKADFAAHTTQTYRIEVGHDHGVKPGNIVGAIANEAGMDAKHIGRIEIFDDHSVLDLPGDMPDDLVQHLKKVWVAGQQLKISVTEERPPMLRAERGPRGDRDQRDSRPERSDDRPVRPDRAERPEHAERSEHAERSERPNHGPVEEPRKGKGKEKGKPEFQMQTFRIEIGRAHAATPAGIVNAIATEAGLEAKHIGRIDIHDDHSTLDLPAGMPKPLLHQLKAVEIDGRKMNISIIGTGTEHHDKTPAKNATPPKVNSSARAGRPGDKRSDKRDARPDTRVSGQAKPHRKGGKSE, from the coding sequence ATGTCTGAAGCACCTCTCCCTCAGTTTTCCGATCTCAATCTCAGTGAACCGCTGCTACGCGTCCTGAAAGAACTCGGTTACGAAACACCTTCGCCGATCCAGGCTGCCACCATCCCCACCTTGCTGAACAATCGCGACGTGCTGGGCCAGGCGCAGACCGGCACCGGCAAAACCGCGGCGTTCGCGCTGCCGATTCTGTCGCGCATCGACATCCGCCAGACTGCGCCGCAAGCGCTGGTGCTGGCGCCAACACGCGAACTGGCGATCCAGGTCGCGGAAGCGTTCCAGCGTTATGCCACACATATTCCCGGCTTTCACGTCCTGCCGATCTACGGCGGCCAGAGCTACGGCCCGCAACTGAGCGCATTGCGCCGCGGCGTCCACGTTGTGGTCGGCACCCCCGGCCGCGTGATCGACCATCTGGACAAGGGTTCACTCGATCTGTCGCAACTGAAGACCATGGTGCTCGACGAAGCAGACGAAATGTTGCGTATGGGCTTCATCGACGATGTCGAATCGATTCTGCAAAAGACCCCGGCCTCGCGCCAGACCACGCTGTTCTCGGCGACCATGCCGGCCGTTATCAAGCGCATCGCCAAGACCTATCTGCGCGATCCGGCTGAAATCACCGTCGCCGCCAAGACCGGTACTGCAGAAAATATTCGCCAGCGTTACTGGCTGGTCAGCGGCATGCACAAGCTCGACGCATTGACGCGTATTCTGGAAGTCGAACCCTTCGACGGCCTCATCATTTTTTCGCGCACCAAGCTCGGCACCGAAGAGCTCGCCGGCAAGTTGCAGGCGAGGGGGTTTGCCGCCGCCGCCATCAACGGCGATGTTCAGCAACAGCAACGCGAACGCACTATCCAGCAACTGAAAGACGGTCAGATCGATATCCTGATCGCCACCGACGTTGCCGCACGCGGACTCGATGTTGAACGCATCAGCCACGTTATCAACTACGACGTGCCTTACGATCCGGAAAGCTACACCCACCGCATCGGCCGCACCGGCCGTGCCGGTCGCAGCGGCGAAGCCATCCTGTTCATCACCCCGCGCGAAAAAAATCTGCTCAAGAGCATCGAGCGTTCGACGCGCCAGCCGATCACGCAAATGACCTTGCCGAGTGTGCAGGCCGTCAATGACGTGCGCGTGGCGCGCTTCAAGGAGCAGATCGGTGAAACCCTGGCCGACGGCGGTCTCGACATCTTCCGCTCGCTGATCGAAGACTACGAGCGCGAACAAAACGTCACTGCGGTCGACATCGCGGCTGCCCTGGCCAAGATGGCGCGTGGCGACGTGCCGCTGCTGCTCGACAAGAACCAGCGCGAGCCGGAGTTCGTCCGCAACGACGACCGCGCCCCGCGTGAACGTCCGGATCGTTCGCCGCGCGCCGAACGTGGCGATCGTCCTGATCGTCATGAACGTACCGAGCGTCCAAGCTACGGTACCAAGGAGCGCATCGTCCGCGCCGCTGATCCTGGCATGCAGACCTTCCGCATCGAAGTCGGCCATCAGCACGGCGTCAAGCCGGGCAACATCGTCGGTGCGATTGCCAACGAAGCCGGCATGGATTCCAAGCACATCGGCCGCATTGAGATTTATGACGACTACAGCGTCCTCGACCTGCCGGACGACATGCCGCCCGATCTGATCGATCATCTGAAGTCGGTGCGCGTCGCCGGACAGCAATTGCAGATCAGCCGTGATGATGGCAGCGTCTCTGCTGCACCCCGTGCGGAACGCAGCGAGCGCAAGGAGCGTCCGGAACGTACTGAGCGCACCGAACGCAGCAATGAACGTCCTGAGCGTGGCGAACGTGCAGAGCGCACTGAGCGTCCGCGTCCGACCAAGGCTGATTTCGCGGCGCACACAACACAGACTTATCGCATCGAAGTCGGTCATGACCATGGCGTCAAGCCGGGCAACATCGTCGGCGCCATCGCCAATGAAGCAGGCATGGACGCCAAGCACATCGGCCGTATCGAAATCTTTGACGACCATAGCGTATTGGATCTGCCGGGCGACATGCCGGATGACCTGGTGCAGCATCTCAAGAAAGTCTGGGTCGCCGGTCAGCAACTCAAGATCAGCGTAACCGAAGAGCGTCCACCGATGTTGCGTGCAGAACGTGGCCCGCGTGGGGATCGCGATCAGCGCGACAGCCGTCCTGAACGTAGTGATGATCGCCCTGTACGCCCAGACCGTGCAGAACGTCCCGAGCATGCAGAACGTTCCGAGCATGCAGAACGTTCCGAGCGCCCCAACCACGGGCCGGTAGAGGAACCGCGCAAAGGCAAGGGCAAGGAAAAGGGCAAGCCGGAATTCCAGATGCAGACCTTCCGCATCGAGATCGGCCGCGCGCATGCTGCGACGCCTGCCGGTATCGTCAATGCCATCGCCACCGAAGCCGGACTCGAAGCCAAGCACATCGGTCGCATCGACATCCATGACGATCACAGCACCCTTGACTTGCCTGCCGGCATGCCCAAGCCGCTGCTGCATCAGTTGAAGGCAGTGGAGATCGACGGCCGCAAGATGAACATCAGCATCATCGGCACCGGCACCGAGCACCACGACAAGACGCCGGCGAAGAACGCGACGCCGCCGAAGGTCAACAGCAGCGCCCGCGCAGGCCGCCCGGGCGACAAGCGCTCAGATAAGCGGGATGCGCGCCCTGACACGCGCGTATCCGGCCAGGCAAAGCCGCATCGCAAGGGTGGCAAGTCTGAGTAA